A window from Patescibacteria group bacterium encodes these proteins:
- a CDS encoding SipW-dependent-type signal peptide-containing protein, translated as MKKILLSLSAIAFAGVIVAGATGAFFQDTETSTGNTFAAGAIDLKVDNESYYNSQVSTSTSWQLTDLTIEKFFNFSDVKPGDDGEDTISLHVNNNDSWLCADVTLTSNDDNGITEPEGEDGDVTDGPGNGELANHIEFMWWADDGDNVFESDEATLPGTGGTLGALSLNATTSVTLADASFNVWSATSSDPVPGDGSTRYIAKAWCFGDIGQAALPQNSPTGDWSPATNNNGDGVIDELDGGFSCSGASSLNNVTQTDSLTANIGFYAVQSRNNAGFLCSQRDL; from the coding sequence ATGAAAAAAATATTACTAAGTTTAAGTGCAATCGCTTTTGCGGGAGTTATTGTAGCGGGCGCCACTGGCGCATTCTTCCAGGATACGGAAACTTCAACGGGCAATACGTTTGCGGCTGGAGCAATTGATTTGAAAGTAGACAATGAGAGCTATTATAACTCTCAAGTTTCAACAAGTACTTCTTGGCAACTTACAGACTTGACCATTGAGAAATTTTTTAATTTCTCTGATGTAAAGCCGGGTGATGACGGAGAAGACACGATCAGTCTTCATGTCAATAACAATGATTCGTGGCTTTGCGCGGATGTAACTCTTACCAGCAACGACGACAACGGCATTACAGAGCCGGAAGGTGAAGATGGTGATGTTACTGATGGTCCCGGAAACGGAGAATTGGCAAATCACATTGAATTCATGTGGTGGGCTGATGATGGAGACAATGTATTTGAGTCGGATGAGGCAACTCTTCCTGGAACGGGAGGTACTCTTGGCGCTTTGAGTCTTAACGCGACAACGAGTGTGACATTAGCAGACGCAAGCTTCAATGTTTGGAGTGCTACGAGTAGCGACCCTGTTCCAGGAGATGGATCAACTCGCTATATCGCAAAAGCATGGTGTTTTGGTGATATTGGGCAAGCTGCGCTTCCTCAAAACAGTCCTACAGGTGACTGGAGCCCGGCGACGAACAACAATGGGGATGGAGTTATTGACGAACTTGATGGCGGATTCAGTTGCAGTGGCGCTTCAAGTCTCAACAATGTTACTCAAACCGACAGCTTGACTGCCAACATTGGTTTCTATGCCGTGCAAAGCAGAAACAATGCCGGTTTTCTTTGCAGTCAGAGAGATCTCTAG
- a CDS encoding SipW-dependent-type signal peptide-containing protein: protein MKKILLSLGMMLAVIAVVTVGTGAFLSDTEVSADNTFTAGEIDLKVDNESYYNGAVSTSTTWLASDLVNGLLFFNFTDLKPDDEGEDTISLHAGTNDAYACMDISLTSDDDRSSNEPELGAGDVAEDINDTWDGELADNLQMFWWADDGDNVFEDDENSISGGVKTLTELATTSTFSVALADSLNNIWTNAPGPIPGNETRYIGKAWCFGTLTLDPVAAGQGVDPTVNPGVDCDGTTLNNLTQTDGATLDIAFRAIQARNNPNFLCSGQETRTAELTVVKIITNDNGGNNVIADFQLQVVGTVVTNVTSGATTTFAADNYIITETGISGYVASFSGDCDASGQITLNPGDAKTCTITNNDLPGNITLIKSVINNNGGIKQPVQFPLLVDGSLVQNNTATSTLANIAHTINETQQSGYTFISMLGVSNYGQSCPAVLGGSITLAEGEAITCTITNDDNPPL from the coding sequence ATGAAAAAAATTCTGTTAAGTCTTGGAATGATGCTCGCGGTGATCGCGGTAGTTACCGTGGGTACCGGCGCGTTTCTTTCGGATACCGAAGTTTCTGCCGACAATACGTTCACGGCGGGAGAAATTGACCTGAAGGTAGATAACGAAAGTTACTACAACGGGGCGGTTTCAACTTCGACGACATGGCTTGCTTCGGATCTCGTCAACGGCCTGCTCTTCTTCAATTTCACCGACCTTAAGCCGGATGATGAAGGAGAGGACACCATTTCGCTTCACGCAGGCACGAATGACGCGTACGCATGTATGGACATCTCGCTTACTTCGGATGACGACCGCTCTTCAAACGAACCCGAACTTGGGGCCGGCGACGTAGCGGAGGATATCAACGATACATGGGACGGCGAGCTTGCCGACAATCTCCAAATGTTCTGGTGGGCCGATGATGGTGATAACGTCTTTGAAGACGACGAGAATTCCATTTCCGGCGGCGTTAAAACACTTACGGAACTCGCGACAACCTCAACCTTCTCTGTTGCCCTTGCCGATTCATTAAACAACATCTGGACGAACGCGCCCGGACCAATTCCCGGAAATGAGACGCGCTACATTGGAAAAGCATGGTGCTTTGGAACATTAACTCTTGACCCGGTAGCAGCCGGACAGGGGGTTGATCCGACCGTAAACCCGGGTGTTGACTGCGATGGAACGACGCTTAATAACCTGACACAGACCGATGGAGCAACGCTTGATATTGCTTTCAGAGCAATTCAGGCCAGGAATAATCCTAATTTCCTCTGCAGTGGGCAGGAAACCCGCACGGCCGAGCTCACCGTCGTTAAGATAATTACAAACGATAACGGCGGAAACAACGTTATTGCCGATTTCCAGCTTCAAGTTGTGGGGACGGTGGTAACCAATGTGACGAGTGGCGCAACGACAACGTTTGCGGCGGATAATTACATAATCACGGAGACAGGTATCTCTGGTTATGTCGCTTCGTTTAGCGGCGATTGTGATGCTTCAGGTCAAATCACCCTTAATCCGGGCGATGCCAAAACCTGCACGATCACGAACAACGACCTTCCGGGAAATATTACTCTTATTAAGAGCGTAATTAACAATAACGGCGGAATCAAACAACCGGTTCAGTTTCCACTCCTTGTTGACGGTAGCTTGGTGCAGAACAACACAGCAACTTCAACCCTCGCGAATATAGCTCATACCATTAATGAAACACAGCAATCAGGATACACATTTATCTCAATGTTAGGCGTGTCTAACTATGGGCAATCATGTCCGGCAGTGCTTGGAGGTTCAATCACTCTTGCTGAAGGCGAAGCCATTACCTGCACCATCACGAACGACGATAATCCGCCTCTGTAA
- a CDS encoding signal peptidase I, protein MVTKIVSYLFGAMVVIITALLIASVFPIAGNFKILIVQSGSMEPAINTGGIVVVKPVSQYSVGDVITFGPVSKTKAPTTHRIVDIRFQNGNPVYVTKGDANEDTDTQEVLARHVIGKVLFDIPFLGYVLAAAKTPIGFVVLIVIPAGLVAIDEVYKIYREVRRMRGKARENGKRA, encoded by the coding sequence ATGGTAACAAAAATTGTATCGTACCTATTCGGAGCAATGGTGGTGATTATCACGGCACTTTTAATCGCTTCAGTCTTTCCTATCGCGGGCAACTTCAAGATACTCATTGTTCAATCCGGTTCTATGGAGCCGGCGATCAATACCGGAGGCATTGTCGTGGTGAAGCCCGTGTCTCAATATAGTGTGGGAGACGTGATCACTTTCGGTCCCGTATCAAAAACGAAAGCGCCCACCACCCACCGTATCGTTGATATACGATTTCAAAACGGAAATCCCGTGTATGTGACGAAGGGCGACGCGAACGAGGATACAGACACGCAAGAGGTATTGGCGAGACATGTGATCGGAAAAGTGCTTTTTGATATTCCCTTTTTGGGATATGTACTCGCGGCGGCGAAAACGCCCATCGGATTCGTGGTTTTGATCGTCATCCCCGCGGGACTCGTCGCGATTGACGAAGTGTACAAAATATATAGAGAGGTAAGAAGGATGAGGGGTAAAGCAAGAGAAAACGGGAAGAGGGCATAA
- a CDS encoding lamin tail domain-containing protein, which yields MARHILQLKKIKETHAHTLNLRGAMPISARGKRRKIIDIKILPVLKKPTLTTARPSVAPSYARIIAVFLIVVGSGMALGTVGKTVSVFNDLERSSANLFASGVIDFSLTLTPWSNSVWLNMEQGTSSAYDVGVSALAGSNPFQYYASSTNFGGDPDFCGALSTRAIVGSEEPYNGLLRDMLTATTTTLGAWNFEFSTGQNFANRICRFDTDFNGWQTRHNLPNYEEGGFKDTEKITRSIYSAGLRINKVYFEKEGEEDGGIHTGDASSTVTVINIINQNETDINTCACGDPLHDTYGDDNEAHCDQEGGDTIVVNDNSVIVTNNATATANTGGNNAEGGGTFHADHEWVELYNQTDEEVNISGWTICDNASCDELLADAPIPPHGFAIIAGSAEAWDTHDIPPGVVTIVVSDGVIGDGLGNGADMLVLKRPDGEIIDQMNWGAPDGSWTNYNADIWNPGVVPPGAGGTLGRVPDGYDTNNPSDFSSLLTVYREAPPLNLNDGEEGSLDATEDAEIQEETSQNTENEGEPEPARAPRDARDSERSQRGAQREEDVTNEENIEISS from the coding sequence ATGGCACGACATATATTACAACTGAAAAAAATCAAAGAAACTCACGCTCATACTCTTAATTTGCGTGGTGCAATGCCTATTTCCGCGCGGGGAAAAAGAAGGAAGATCATTGATATCAAGATTCTGCCTGTTCTCAAAAAACCGACTCTGACGACAGCGCGACCATCCGTTGCCCCATCGTACGCACGAATAATTGCGGTGTTCCTTATCGTTGTGGGGAGTGGAATGGCGCTTGGAACCGTGGGAAAGACTGTCTCCGTGTTCAACGACCTTGAAAGATCGTCGGCAAATTTGTTTGCGAGCGGTGTCATTGACTTTTCACTTACGCTCACGCCATGGAGCAATTCCGTATGGCTTAATATGGAGCAGGGTACATCAAGCGCATACGATGTGGGCGTCTCGGCGCTTGCGGGAAGCAATCCGTTCCAGTATTACGCGTCAAGCACGAATTTTGGCGGCGATCCGGATTTTTGCGGCGCGCTTTCAACAAGAGCGATAGTTGGCAGTGAAGAACCATACAACGGCTTACTGCGCGACATGCTTACGGCGACAACGACGACTCTTGGAGCCTGGAATTTTGAATTTTCCACCGGTCAAAATTTTGCGAACCGGATATGCCGCTTTGACACCGACTTTAACGGCTGGCAGACGAGGCATAACCTGCCAAATTATGAAGAGGGTGGGTTTAAGGACACGGAAAAAATAACGCGGAGCATTTATTCCGCGGGATTGCGTATCAATAAGGTATATTTTGAAAAAGAGGGCGAAGAAGACGGAGGCATCCACACGGGGGACGCTTCTTCAACAGTGACCGTCATAAATATCATCAATCAAAACGAAACGGATATTAACACCTGCGCGTGCGGAGATCCGCTTCATGATACGTACGGAGATGACAACGAAGCGCATTGCGATCAAGAGGGAGGAGACACTATTGTCGTGAACGACAATAGTGTGATAGTCACGAATAATGCGACCGCAACAGCAAATACCGGCGGAAATAACGCAGAGGGCGGCGGCACGTTCCATGCGGATCACGAATGGGTTGAACTTTACAACCAAACGGATGAGGAGGTTAACATATCCGGTTGGACGATATGCGACAACGCGTCATGTGATGAACTTCTCGCTGACGCCCCCATTCCTCCTCATGGATTCGCGATCATTGCAGGCTCTGCGGAGGCATGGGACACGCACGACATCCCTCCAGGGGTGGTAACAATCGTTGTTTCTGATGGGGTCATTGGTGACGGACTCGGTAACGGCGCGGACATGCTCGTGCTTAAACGTCCGGACGGTGAGATTATTGACCAGATGAATTGGGGTGCGCCTGATGGGAGTTGGACGAATTATAATGCCGATATATGGAATCCCGGAGTCGTGCCGCCCGGCGCGGGTGGCACGCTCGGGCGCGTACCGGATGGCTACGACACGAATAATCCAAGTGATTTTTCCTCACTTCTTACTGTTTATCGGGAAGCCCCACCTTTAAATTTAAATGATGGAGAAGAAGGTTCTCTAGACGCGACAGAGGACGCCGAGATACAAGAGGAAACTTCGCAAAACACCGAGAACGAGGGAGAGCCAGAACCGGCACGCGCGCCGCGCGATGCGAGAGATTCCGAACGGTCGCAAAGAGGCGCACAACGTGAAGAAGATGTGACTAATGAAGAGAATATTGAAATTAGTTCTTAG
- a CDS encoding S8 family peptidase produces MKNMKKYILFFALMLSLGFVYSQAVYATPGITVDFTVMQERLENGVVSRERSSRLELRNMNAREGALRAEDEVIVKFKNESRFQRIRLSPGETLETALGKYRSNSDVLYAEPNYIAHSFMVPNDPFYKYQWHLDNPVYGGIEAEEAWNTSTGSGVTVAVIDTGVAYENYTEKNRRNKYYRAPDLAVTLFAPGYDFVNKDTHPNDDEGHGTHVTGTIAQSTNNGVGVAGVAHKARIMPIKVLNKNGSGTYADIALGVRFAADNGAKVINMSLGGSAKASYLEEALAYAYGKGVTIVAAAGNSGNDTPSYPAGYDAYVISVGATRYDETLAPYSNYGASIDIVAPGGDLSVDQNGDGYGDGVLQQTFSRQTNNWGYYFYNGTSMASPHVAGVAALLIANGYATTPADVRAAIETTAQDLGAPGKDNTYGNGLVNAAAALDWRP; encoded by the coding sequence ATGAAAAATATGAAAAAATACATTCTTTTCTTTGCTCTTATGTTGTCGCTCGGATTCGTATATTCTCAAGCGGTATACGCAACTCCCGGCATCACAGTGGATTTCACGGTCATGCAAGAGCGGCTTGAGAACGGCGTCGTTTCTCGCGAAAGAAGTTCGCGTTTGGAATTAAGGAACATGAACGCGCGCGAGGGAGCGCTCCGCGCAGAAGACGAGGTTATCGTAAAATTCAAAAACGAATCCCGTTTCCAGAGGATACGTCTTTCACCAGGAGAAACACTTGAAACAGCATTGGGCAAATACCGATCAAACTCGGATGTTCTCTATGCCGAACCGAATTATATCGCACACTCATTCATGGTGCCAAACGACCCGTTCTATAAATATCAATGGCACTTGGATAACCCTGTGTACGGAGGCATTGAAGCAGAAGAGGCCTGGAATACTTCAACAGGTTCAGGTGTTACCGTTGCGGTCATTGACACCGGAGTGGCGTATGAAAATTATACCGAGAAGAATCGCCGGAATAAATATTATCGCGCCCCCGACCTCGCTGTCACGCTCTTTGCTCCCGGTTACGACTTTGTGAACAAAGACACTCATCCTAATGACGACGAAGGCCACGGAACGCATGTGACGGGCACTATCGCACAAAGTACCAACAATGGCGTCGGCGTAGCGGGTGTTGCCCACAAAGCGCGCATTATGCCGATCAAGGTACTCAATAAAAATGGAAGCGGCACCTACGCAGACATAGCCCTCGGTGTGCGTTTCGCGGCCGATAATGGCGCGAAAGTCATCAACATGTCGCTTGGCGGTTCCGCAAAAGCTTCCTACCTTGAAGAGGCGCTCGCTTACGCCTATGGAAAAGGGGTGACCATCGTCGCCGCGGCAGGCAACAGCGGGAATGACACCCCCTCCTACCCTGCCGGATATGACGCGTATGTCATTTCAGTTGGAGCGACTCGCTATGATGAAACCCTGGCGCCATACTCAAACTACGGCGCAAGTATTGACATCGTTGCTCCAGGCGGCGATCTCTCGGTTGATCAAAATGGCGACGGCTACGGAGACGGCGTCTTACAGCAAACATTCAGCAGACAAACAAATAATTGGGGATACTATTTCTATAACGGAACATCCATGGCAAGCCCTCATGTGGCGGGAGTCGCCGCACTGCTCATTGCAAACGGCTATGCCACCACACCTGCCGATGTAAGAGCGGCAATTGAAACAACCGCCCAAGACCTAGGCGCTCCCGGAAAAGACAACACGTATGGAAACGGCTTGGTGAATGCTGCGGCGGCGCTCGACTGGAGGCCATAA
- a CDS encoding glycoside hydrolase family 1 protein, protein MEKKALQFPKGFLWGAATSAHQVEGGNTNDWSEWEKEHAERFAEEAKKHWEPWQQERFPEMFDPANYISGKAADHYNRYEEDFDIAKSLGHNAHRFSIEWSRIEPEEGKFDTKEIEHYRQVIQALKKRGLEPFVTIWHWPLPLWLAEKGGWEAPGATMYFERYAAKLASLFKDDVRFWITINESQIYALHGYTTGEWPPGKKNVFLYFWVIHKIIGAHKKAYQAIKAIAPLAQVGVATHNIYFEAHQNTFINRMLKKAVDWWWNDYFLNKISRYQDFVGLNNYLHNRIDYGFNKNENMKLSDMGWELYPEALYYTLMGLKKYHVPVYVMESGLADADDSRREWFIKALVEQVYRANKSGVDVRGFLYWSLLDNFEWDKGFWPRFGLVEIDYQTLERKIRPSVRAYAEICRSNSLIQKE, encoded by the coding sequence ATGGAAAAAAAGGCATTACAATTTCCGAAAGGATTTCTCTGGGGCGCGGCAACTTCCGCGCACCAAGTGGAAGGAGGGAACACCAATGATTGGTCGGAATGGGAGAAGGAACACGCGGAGCGTTTTGCAGAGGAGGCGAAAAAACACTGGGAGCCATGGCAACAGGAGCGATTTCCCGAGATGTTTGACCCGGCGAACTATATTTCAGGGAAAGCGGCGGATCACTACAATCGGTACGAGGAAGATTTTGATATCGCGAAGTCGCTTGGGCACAATGCTCATCGGTTTTCCATTGAATGGTCGCGTATTGAACCGGAAGAGGGAAAGTTTGATACAAAAGAAATTGAACATTACCGGCAGGTGATCCAAGCGCTCAAAAAGCGTGGCTTGGAGCCGTTCGTAACGATCTGGCACTGGCCTCTGCCACTATGGCTTGCGGAGAAAGGAGGATGGGAAGCACCCGGGGCGACCATGTATTTTGAGCGTTATGCGGCAAAGCTCGCGTCTCTCTTCAAAGACGATGTGCGTTTTTGGATCACCATCAATGAGTCGCAAATATACGCGCTCCATGGATATACCACAGGGGAATGGCCTCCGGGAAAAAAAAATGTATTTCTCTATTTCTGGGTCATCCACAAAATTATCGGCGCGCACAAAAAAGCATATCAAGCGATTAAGGCAATAGCGCCCTTGGCGCAGGTGGGAGTCGCGACTCATAATATTTATTTTGAAGCGCACCAAAATACGTTTATCAATAGAATGTTGAAAAAGGCGGTTGACTGGTGGTGGAATGATTATTTTTTAAACAAAATTTCGCGCTATCAAGATTTCGTCGGTCTCAATAATTATCTTCACAACCGAATAGACTACGGCTTCAACAAGAACGAAAACATGAAGCTTTCTGATATGGGATGGGAGCTGTATCCGGAAGCGCTCTATTATACTTTGATGGGGCTCAAAAAATATCATGTGCCCGTGTATGTCATGGAAAGCGGATTGGCGGATGCGGATGATTCCCGTCGAGAATGGTTCATCAAGGCGCTCGTTGAACAAGTGTATCGCGCCAATAAAAGTGGTGTGGACGTAAGAGGATTTTTATACTGGTCGCTTCTGGATAATTTTGAATGGGATAAGGGATTTTGGCCCAGGTTTGGATTGGTGGAAATTGATTACCAGACGCTGGAACGCAAGATTCGCCCAAGCGTCCGAGCCTACGCGGAGATTTGCAGATCAAATTCTCTTATCCAAAAAGAATAA
- a CDS encoding cellulase family glycosylhydrolase, with product MRFKRLTIISVLVLILVVAVLAFSLKRPASATGVERWGVTFSHQFGQYLEIDWRKAYIAILDELKPPMIRLPFYWNDIEKNEEEFNFEIYDFLVDEAEKRGVELTLVVGMRVPRWPECHIPLWAKSLPLAEQKEEVKDVIVAVVERYKQRKSVVMWQVENEPFLPFFGDCPAPDGDQLDEEIKIVRFLDPERPILVTDSGELSTWVPAAKRGDVFGTTMYRIVWSDLFSPYLGFIDYHLPPKFFWLKANIVHLFFGNNKRIINVELQAEPWNPEFYQGVSKSLDGNSPSMNLPQFLDNIEYAREVGFPDVYLWGVEWWYIMKEEFDDPRFWEAAKDVIATSSR from the coding sequence ATGCGTTTTAAACGACTCACAATCATTTCGGTGCTCGTGCTCATACTTGTTGTCGCCGTACTAGCATTTTCGTTGAAAAGGCCCGCGAGCGCGACCGGCGTAGAACGTTGGGGTGTAACGTTTTCTCATCAATTTGGGCAATATCTGGAGATTGATTGGCGTAAAGCATATATTGCCATACTCGATGAATTGAAACCGCCGATGATACGCTTGCCGTTTTACTGGAATGATATTGAGAAAAACGAAGAGGAATTTAATTTTGAAATATATGATTTTCTTGTTGATGAAGCGGAAAAACGAGGAGTGGAGCTTACGCTTGTCGTAGGCATGCGGGTGCCGCGGTGGCCGGAATGCCATATTCCGCTTTGGGCAAAAAGCTTGCCGCTCGCAGAGCAAAAAGAAGAAGTCAAAGACGTGATTGTTGCTGTTGTTGAAAGGTATAAGCAGAGGAAGAGCGTTGTTATGTGGCAGGTGGAGAACGAGCCGTTCCTGCCGTTTTTCGGGGACTGTCCCGCACCGGATGGCGATCAACTTGATGAAGAAATTAAAATTGTGCGTTTTCTTGATCCGGAACGCCCTATTTTAGTGACTGACAGCGGGGAGCTTTCTACGTGGGTTCCTGCCGCTAAAAGGGGAGATGTATTTGGAACGACCATGTATCGCATCGTGTGGAGCGATCTGTTCAGTCCATACCTTGGGTTCATTGATTATCATTTGCCCCCAAAATTTTTCTGGCTGAAGGCGAACATTGTTCATTTGTTTTTCGGTAACAACAAGCGGATTATCAACGTGGAATTACAGGCAGAGCCGTGGAATCCGGAATTTTATCAAGGCGTTTCAAAAAGTCTTGACGGAAACTCGCCATCAATGAATCTTCCGCAGTTTCTTGACAACATAGAGTATGCGCGCGAAGTGGGATTTCCCGATGTCTATTTATGGGGTGTTGAATGGTGGTATATAATGAAAGAAGAATTTGACGATCCTCGCTTTTGGGAAGCGGCAAAGGACGTCATCGCGACCTCTTCGCGTTAG
- a CDS encoding NAD(P)H-dependent oxidoreductase, translated as MEKKKVLVFLGQEDSETLSGFLADSYEQGAKDAGHEVKRINIGDLKFDPLLHKGYKEIQELEPDLIRVQEEMKWADHVALFYPNWWGTMPAILKGMFDRMFLPGFAFKFHKNSWGWDRLLKGRSARVFITMNRNPFLMWILYGDNSNEIERNILKFAGFSVRLTEIGPVKNMSDKKRDALKKKTYEFGKKAQ; from the coding sequence ATGGAAAAAAAGAAGGTGTTGGTATTTTTAGGACAAGAGGACAGCGAGACACTTTCGGGTTTCCTTGCGGACAGCTATGAACAGGGCGCGAAGGATGCAGGTCACGAAGTCAAAAGAATAAATATTGGTGATCTCAAATTTGATCCACTATTACACAAAGGATACAAAGAGATCCAGGAGCTTGAGCCTGACCTCATACGCGTACAAGAAGAGATGAAGTGGGCTGATCACGTTGCTCTTTTTTATCCCAATTGGTGGGGTACCATGCCTGCGATACTCAAAGGCATGTTTGATCGGATGTTTCTTCCGGGCTTTGCTTTCAAGTTCCACAAGAATTCGTGGGGGTGGGATAGGCTCCTGAAAGGCAGAAGCGCGCGTGTCTTTATCACCATGAACAGAAATCCATTTTTGATGTGGATTCTTTATGGAGACAACAGCAATGAGATTGAGAGAAATATTTTGAAATTTGCCGGTTTCTCGGTGCGACTCACAGAGATCGGTCCTGTGAAAAATATGAGCGACAAGAAACGGGATGCCCTCAAGAAAAAGACATACGAGTTCGGTAAAAAAGCACAATAA
- a CDS encoding helix-turn-helix domain-containing protein: protein MENTGKKAIYISVAELAEMLGISRVAVFKKIKKGQIPAEKIGRSYAISMEHVSELVSDVSSPVLTDEKKEEIKKAVEKVVKEYGETLRLLGKE, encoded by the coding sequence ATGGAAAATACAGGTAAAAAAGCAATATATATCTCTGTTGCAGAGCTTGCGGAAATGCTAGGTATTAGTCGTGTTGCTGTTTTTAAGAAAATCAAAAAAGGCCAAATTCCCGCTGAAAAGATTGGTCGTTCTTATGCTATTTCCATGGAACACGTTAGTGAATTGGTTAGTGATGTAAGTTCTCCTGTTTTAACTGATGAAAAAAAAGAGGAGATAAAAAAGGCAGTAGAAAAAGTTGTGAAAGAGTACGGAGAAACACTACGCCTTCTCGGTAAAGAATGA
- a CDS encoding type II toxin-antitoxin system death-on-curing family toxin, with protein MKFKRLTIIDIEYVAHSLAKETMTWSEPIPDFSTRYTNSLERCIETPFQSFGGKQLYPGLLKKASILFYLMVKNHPFQNGNKRIAMTTLFYFLFQNKKWLKVDNQELYNFARWVAESNAKLKDDTVSAIETFLSSYLVDLKNK; from the coding sequence ATGAAATTTAAAAGACTTACAATCATTGATATTGAGTATGTTGCTCATAGTTTGGCAAAAGAAACAATGACATGGTCAGAACCAATTCCTGATTTTAGCACGCGATACACGAACTCATTAGAAAGATGTATTGAAACTCCATTTCAATCTTTTGGCGGTAAACAATTATACCCCGGACTTTTGAAGAAAGCTTCCATCCTTTTTTATCTCATGGTAAAAAATCACCCATTTCAGAATGGCAATAAACGTATCGCCATGACAACATTATTTTATTTTTTATTTCAAAATAAAAAGTGGCTTAAAGTAGATAACCAAGAATTGTATAATTTTGCCCGCTGGGTTGCGGAAAGTAATGCCAAACTCAAAGACGATACAGTTAGTGCTATTGAGACCTTTTTATCATCTTATCTTGTAGACCTTAAAAATAAGTAA
- a CDS encoding alpha/beta fold hydrolase: protein MEDRIKCGSKTLNIHIVNSGQFKLCILFLSGGVTKLGKERYYEWQENLKSLGISSVSFDYSGVNGSGDLLKRSSLESRVEEGAFVADWMKNHICAEHYILYGVSMGGYIALGLTAKRPGIFKKLILHAPAAYPLKAHGIPFGEQFTEEIKRGSNREDSLSFDWLREYDKPTLLIESENDEVIPEQIIERYRTIKGEDKDFKTLSLKDAPHDLWGNASESIQFRNEIYNMLLSFIK from the coding sequence ATGGAAGATCGTATCAAATGCGGGTCAAAAACACTCAATATACATATAGTGAATTCTGGTCAATTTAAACTGTGTATATTATTTCTTTCAGGCGGTGTCACTAAGTTAGGCAAAGAGCGTTACTACGAATGGCAGGAGAACTTAAAGTCTCTCGGCATTAGCTCTGTGAGTTTTGATTACTCAGGAGTGAATGGTTCTGGTGATTTGCTTAAAAGAAGTTCCCTTGAGTCAAGGGTTGAGGAAGGAGCTTTCGTGGCAGATTGGATGAAAAATCATATCTGCGCTGAACACTACATACTCTACGGAGTAAGTATGGGTGGTTACATAGCTCTTGGTTTGACTGCAAAGAGACCAGGCATATTTAAAAAGTTGATTCTCCACGCACCAGCCGCTTACCCTTTGAAAGCTCATGGTATACCCTTTGGAGAACAGTTTACGGAAGAAATAAAAAGGGGAAGCAACCGGGAAGACTCACTCTCATTTGACTGGTTGAGGGAATATGATAAACCAACTTTGCTTATAGAATCAGAGAATGACGAAGTGATACCGGAGCAAATTATTGAAAGGTATAGAACGATCAAGGGAGAAGACAAGGATTTTAAAACCCTTTCATTAAAAGATGCCCCCCATGATCTGTGGGGAAATGCATCCGAAAGTATCCAATTCAGAAACGAAATATACAATATGTTACTAAGTTTTATTAAGTAG